A genomic window from Chlorobium phaeobacteroides DSM 266 includes:
- a CDS encoding SUMF1/EgtB/PvdO family nonheme iron enzyme, which translates to MADISARVVKILIASPSDIKEERDIAELVIHRLKIQSEDSVRLVLEPKRWELDAASEMGLSPQEIINRQMVDECDCAICIFWTRIGTPTEIAPGGAVEELELMLKREKLVMPYFSDVKVSLSGIDRDQWNRLEEWKKTLVTEKRGFIKSYRDIYEFKEMLTHDLEKQLRARFCQPASGGDDTVDKSKKKGSRVIDDSVFRYQTTLKRQLETITLAGSPAFESLPVKLSEIFVSLRIANRSTGETSLNGHEEEEAHRSLSPEKIMQQAFKQHNLLLVIGDPGSGKTTLLKYYALSCLDDERYKELGFNEPVPVIFLSLRDLVQLDNGYAPLPENLRELFRKHSFGRHDEEDLSRWLDDNTTLFLLDGLDEISDTEDRKKVCRWIDDTARRFAKACFVVTSRITGYRKSDGIELEFSHFRADIMDFTDSQQEEFLHRWFAAVGEQDVGSSQQANASQTAESIILFLRQSANEGLRTLARVPLLLQIMAILWKNCGYLPNSRTELYDAALNYLLDYRDRQRGKNPLLPKKEARLVLGPVSLWMQESVERDEVGKDAMHRRMQSQLDDLRNPPSAEDFCENLVDRAGLLVEIGDDDYRFCHKTFREYLAGVQLVMEHSDEQLNTLVAHFGDDWWQEPLRFFMAHVDAKLFDAFMQRLFASPVSKTLTPKQQSLLKLLVEEASGRKIDALKSKLHDPNTVSDRKTDDDLKEADNQKRYVLECLKTIGSPEAIAAIREFVHAEPKLTGDREIIRLAARISGDLVDDAPADIGATIPRKDIPSVLQSSHEQNAHYILIKGGSFIYSVTKKAQQVSDLYVATYTVTNALYRRFITFLQTGVVPGFDHLPVSVFSDALHELASRHETKGFTEYLKEKSDPAERFRSPYDDDKQFNGDDQPVVGVSWYDATAYCLWLSLMESKGVDAKRYRLPSEIEWEWAAGGRRDMPRKLLKVRSYPWGEEEPSPQRANFNLNEGQTTPVGRYPEGATPEGLYDMAGNVWEWTNSWYDEVKKESFSLRGGSWGNKSANLSCSARVVVNPDLRNGVIGFRVVRPSHLL; encoded by the coding sequence ATGGCAGACATATCAGCCAGAGTAGTAAAGATTCTTATTGCATCACCCTCAGATATCAAAGAGGAGCGTGATATTGCCGAGCTGGTTATTCACCGCCTGAAAATACAGAGCGAAGACAGTGTTCGTCTTGTTCTGGAACCTAAAAGGTGGGAGCTTGATGCAGCATCTGAAATGGGATTGAGTCCGCAGGAGATCATCAATCGGCAGATGGTCGATGAGTGCGACTGTGCAATCTGCATTTTCTGGACTCGCATCGGTACGCCAACAGAGATCGCCCCGGGGGGTGCAGTTGAAGAGCTTGAGCTGATGCTGAAAAGAGAAAAGCTGGTTATGCCATATTTTTCTGATGTGAAAGTTTCGCTTTCCGGGATTGATCGTGATCAATGGAACAGACTTGAAGAGTGGAAGAAGACACTGGTTACAGAGAAACGGGGTTTTATAAAGAGCTACAGGGATATTTATGAGTTCAAGGAGATGTTGACACATGACCTTGAAAAGCAGTTACGTGCAAGGTTCTGTCAACCGGCTTCCGGCGGGGATGATACGGTGGATAAAAGCAAAAAAAAGGGAAGTCGGGTTATCGATGATTCTGTGTTTCGCTATCAGACTACCCTCAAGCGGCAACTGGAAACGATCACGCTTGCCGGTTCCCCTGCGTTTGAGAGTTTGCCGGTAAAGCTCTCCGAGATTTTTGTCTCGTTGCGAATTGCCAACAGATCGACAGGTGAAACAAGTCTCAATGGTCATGAAGAAGAGGAGGCCCATCGATCTCTTTCGCCCGAAAAGATTATGCAACAGGCATTTAAACAGCATAACCTGTTGCTTGTTATCGGCGATCCCGGGTCGGGAAAAACTACCCTGCTCAAATATTATGCTCTCTCCTGCCTTGATGACGAGCGGTATAAGGAGCTTGGTTTCAATGAACCCGTGCCGGTCATTTTTCTTTCGTTGCGTGATCTCGTTCAGCTTGATAATGGCTATGCACCGTTGCCGGAAAACCTCAGAGAACTGTTTCGCAAACACTCGTTTGGCCGTCATGATGAAGAGGATTTATCCCGTTGGCTCGATGATAACACAACGCTTTTCCTTCTCGACGGGCTGGATGAAATCAGCGATACTGAGGATCGAAAAAAAGTCTGCCGTTGGATAGACGATACGGCGCGCAGGTTTGCAAAAGCCTGTTTTGTGGTTACTTCGCGCATAACCGGATATCGCAAGAGTGATGGTATCGAGCTTGAGTTCAGTCATTTTCGAGCAGATATCATGGACTTTACAGATAGTCAGCAGGAAGAGTTTTTACATCGATGGTTTGCCGCTGTTGGTGAACAGGACGTTGGTTCCAGTCAGCAAGCAAATGCTTCACAAACAGCCGAATCTATTATCCTGTTTTTGCGTCAATCGGCAAACGAGGGACTGCGAACTCTCGCAAGAGTGCCGTTGTTGTTGCAGATCATGGCGATTCTCTGGAAAAACTGCGGTTATCTTCCCAACAGCCGAACCGAGTTATATGATGCCGCCTTGAACTATCTGCTTGACTATCGCGACCGTCAACGAGGCAAAAATCCGTTGCTTCCAAAAAAAGAAGCCCGGCTGGTTTTGGGGCCGGTTTCACTCTGGATGCAGGAGTCCGTGGAGCGGGACGAGGTTGGAAAAGATGCGATGCATAGGCGAATGCAGAGTCAGTTGGATGACCTGCGCAATCCTCCTTCAGCAGAGGATTTTTGTGAAAATCTTGTGGATCGAGCCGGTTTACTGGTAGAGATTGGAGATGATGACTACCGTTTTTGCCACAAAACCTTCAGGGAGTACCTTGCGGGAGTTCAGCTCGTCATGGAACATTCGGATGAGCAACTCAACACGCTGGTTGCTCATTTCGGCGATGACTGGTGGCAGGAACCTCTACGGTTTTTCATGGCACATGTTGACGCAAAACTCTTTGATGCCTTTATGCAGAGGCTATTTGCCTCACCGGTCAGTAAAACGTTGACGCCGAAACAGCAGAGTCTGCTTAAACTTCTTGTAGAGGAGGCTTCGGGCAGAAAGATCGACGCCTTGAAATCAAAACTGCATGATCCGAATACCGTGAGCGATCGAAAAACCGATGACGACCTGAAAGAAGCAGACAATCAGAAGCGCTATGTGCTGGAGTGCCTGAAAACCATCGGCAGCCCTGAAGCCATTGCAGCAATACGGGAGTTTGTTCATGCAGAGCCCAAGCTTACCGGTGATCGCGAAATTATCAGGCTCGCAGCCCGGATATCCGGCGATCTTGTCGATGATGCTCCGGCTGATATCGGAGCAACAATACCTCGTAAGGATATTCCGTCCGTTTTGCAGAGCTCTCATGAGCAGAACGCGCACTACATCCTGATCAAGGGCGGCAGCTTCATCTACTCGGTGACAAAAAAAGCGCAACAGGTTTCCGATCTCTATGTGGCGACATACACGGTAACCAATGCGTTATACCGGCGTTTCATCACCTTTTTGCAGACAGGGGTCGTACCCGGTTTCGATCATCTGCCGGTTAGTGTTTTCAGCGATGCGTTGCATGAATTGGCATCACGCCATGAGACGAAAGGGTTTACCGAATACCTTAAAGAGAAAAGTGATCCAGCAGAGCGGTTCCGTTCACCTTATGATGATGACAAACAGTTCAACGGGGATGATCAGCCGGTTGTTGGCGTGAGCTGGTATGACGCAACGGCCTATTGTTTATGGCTCTCGCTGATGGAGAGCAAGGGGGTTGATGCAAAACGTTACCGGCTCCCGTCGGAGATCGAATGGGAGTGGGCAGCCGGGGGCCGACGGGATATGCCCCGCAAATTGTTGAAGGTACGTTCATACCCCTGGGGAGAGGAAGAACCTTCCCCGCAGCGAGCCAATTTTAACCTGAACGAAGGGCAGACAACACCGGTTGGCCGTTATCCCGAAGGAGCGACTCCCGAGGGGCTGTACGATATGGCCGGCAATGTGTGGGAGTGGACGAATAGTTGGTATGATGAAGTAAAAAAAGAGTCCTTTTCGTTGCGCGGGGGTTCGTGGGGCAACAAATCTGCCAATCTGTCTTGCTCTGCCCGGGTCGTCGTCAATCCGGACCTCAGGAACGGCGTTATCGGTTTTCGTGTTGTTCGTCCCAGTCATCTTTTGTGA
- a CDS encoding rhodanese-like domain-containing protein: protein MKQVVDVCPTTALGMIERGALLVDVREPDEVAGASFAIPDVMLVPFSEFEERFREIPVERDLIIGCMVGERSLRAASFLMHHGYERVFNMQDGIVRWAEKGYPLRGSLTGTSHACCCGGTSHGAANNGGKCC from the coding sequence ATGAAACAAGTCGTTGATGTTTGTCCAACAACAGCTCTCGGTATGATTGAACGGGGAGCTCTTCTTGTAGATGTTCGTGAACCGGATGAAGTGGCCGGTGCGTCGTTTGCGATTCCTGATGTTATGCTGGTTCCTTTCAGCGAGTTTGAGGAGCGGTTCAGGGAGATACCTGTTGAACGGGATTTGATTATCGGTTGCATGGTTGGAGAGCGGAGCCTGAGGGCTGCAAGTTTTCTCATGCATCATGGCTATGAGCGGGTGTTCAACATGCAGGACGGAATCGTCCGTTGGGCAGAGAAGGGGTATCCTCTTCGTGGCTCTTTAACCGGAACGTCCCACGCCTGCTGTTGCGGGGGTACGTCGCATGGTGCGGCAAACAATGGCGGCAAGTGTTGTTAG
- a CDS encoding arsenate reductase ArsC: MKQSILILCTGNSCRSQMAEGFLRSFDPELEVFSAGTSPASSVHPLAVQVMREEWIDISGNRPKLVDEFLQRPFDYVVTVCDGAKESCPAFTGTVKNRVHIGFDDPAGATGSREEQLDVFRRVRDEINTRFRQFYNETEKGE, translated from the coding sequence ATGAAACAGTCTATTCTCATTCTCTGTACCGGAAACTCCTGTCGCAGCCAGATGGCCGAGGGGTTTCTTCGGTCGTTCGATCCGGAGCTGGAAGTCTTTTCCGCAGGGACCAGCCCTGCTTCATCGGTACATCCGCTTGCCGTACAGGTGATGCGCGAGGAGTGGATCGATATCAGCGGCAACCGGCCGAAACTGGTTGACGAGTTTCTCCAGAGACCGTTCGACTACGTGGTGACGGTTTGTGACGGGGCAAAGGAGTCATGCCCGGCTTTTACCGGAACGGTAAAAAATCGGGTGCATATCGGGTTTGATGATCCTGCCGGAGCAACTGGGAGCAGGGAGGAGCAGCTTGACGTGTTCAGGCGTGTCCGCGACGAGATCAATACCCGGTTCAGGCAATTTTATAACGAAACGGAAAAAGGAGAATAG
- a CDS encoding permease codes for MNRFQNHVPERSALLWFAGVAAAALLWLFLYSNLQVFADLFLLAAGLGRSDRFGEAVHFFVFEVPKVLLLLIAVVFLMGVVHTFVSPERTRALLSGRRTGVGNVMAASLGVVTPFCSCSAVPLFIGFLQAGVPLGVTFSFLISAPMVNEVALALLFGMFGWQVALLYMAMGLLVAIVSGLVIGRLRMERYLEEWVQKLQESGVSVDVENEVMRWPLRFREGVNHVREIVGKVWFFIVLGVGLGAGIHGYVPENFMAALMGSEVWWSVPLAVVIGVPMYSNAAGILPVVQALLGKGAALGTVMAFMMSVIALSLPEMIILRKVLRPQLIAVFAGVVAAGIMLVGFVFNAVF; via the coding sequence ATGAATCGTTTTCAGAATCATGTGCCGGAGAGGAGTGCGTTGCTTTGGTTTGCGGGCGTTGCAGCGGCAGCTCTTCTCTGGCTTTTTCTGTACAGTAATCTGCAGGTGTTTGCAGATCTGTTTCTGCTTGCAGCAGGTCTCGGCCGCTCCGACCGTTTTGGCGAGGCGGTGCATTTTTTTGTGTTCGAGGTGCCGAAGGTTCTGCTTCTGCTCATAGCGGTAGTGTTTCTCATGGGTGTGGTGCATACCTTTGTATCGCCTGAACGCACGAGAGCGCTGCTTTCGGGGAGACGAACCGGGGTTGGCAACGTTATGGCGGCCTCTCTTGGTGTGGTTACCCCGTTCTGCTCCTGTTCGGCTGTACCGCTTTTTATCGGGTTTCTGCAGGCTGGCGTTCCGCTTGGCGTAACCTTCTCTTTTCTGATCTCCGCGCCGATGGTCAACGAGGTTGCTCTTGCCCTGCTTTTCGGGATGTTCGGCTGGCAGGTGGCGCTGCTCTATATGGCAATGGGGTTGCTGGTTGCCATCGTTTCGGGTCTGGTGATCGGAAGACTCCGCATGGAGCGGTATCTGGAGGAGTGGGTGCAGAAGCTGCAGGAGAGCGGGGTTTCTGTTGATGTGGAAAATGAGGTGATGCGCTGGCCGTTGCGGTTTCGGGAGGGGGTGAACCATGTTCGGGAGATTGTTGGCAAGGTGTGGTTTTTTATTGTGCTCGGCGTCGGGCTGGGCGCGGGCATTCATGGGTATGTTCCCGAGAATTTCATGGCCGCTCTCATGGGAAGCGAGGTCTGGTGGTCGGTGCCTCTGGCAGTGGTGATCGGGGTTCCGATGTATTCGAATGCTGCGGGTATCCTGCCGGTCGTTCAGGCGCTGCTTGGCAAGGGAGCGGCGCTCGGTACTGTTATGGCCTTCATGATGAGCGTGATTGCCCTGTCTCTGCCGGAAATGATCATTTTGCGCAAGGTGCTCAGGCCGCAGCTTATTGCGGTTTTCGCCGGGGTGGTTGCGGCAGGCATCATGCTGGTGGGTTTTGTGTTCAATGCGGTGTTTTGA
- a CDS encoding thioredoxin family protein, protein MKRVKVLGSGCAKCGQLMDAVKAVIAAEGLDASVEKVEDMQQIMAYQVLSTPALVVDEVVLSRGRVPSRDELKDLLTR, encoded by the coding sequence ATGAAGAGAGTCAAGGTGCTCGGGAGCGGGTGTGCGAAGTGCGGTCAGCTTATGGATGCGGTTAAGGCGGTGATTGCGGCTGAAGGTCTTGATGCTTCGGTTGAAAAGGTTGAGGATATGCAGCAGATTATGGCTTACCAGGTTCTTTCGACTCCGGCACTCGTTGTTGACGAGGTGGTGCTTTCAAGGGGGCGTGTGCCTTCGCGTGATGAACTGAAGGATTTATTAACCAGATAA
- a CDS encoding NACHT domain-containing protein has translation MTFLVALCMAANTAGVAYGEQGERKVGGQVAENAGAPVVQNVLRERAVTRESGLPESHEDTAEKNFLDYVPAAALVALLVGVGIPIYRRWEKKHKDRLQEKRYRSSLHEELCWIRMPGLPGGIESIQVNLDDDTFVQLRFSESSSEGEPSMSDDLLKQRNELSAERLPHEIIQRAFTSNRRLLLVLGDPGAGKTTLLQYYALCALDQKRYRKLGFTKPPKVFYLPLRELTNHGSTLPENLSQHAKKWYQQDIDSRIIDKWLQNETVTSLVLLDGLDEISDTVKRQEACKWIDRILTGFQHVHIVVTSRRTGYGREDALKPQVVLTSDHKRASVQDFSREQQELFLKNWFNAAFLREERPDNVDEKIWKEQQLAKAKNRSDRIIAVLKEEKHKALRQLAAVPMILQLMALLWKNNEFLPGSRMELYHSVLNYMLELRDKQKEIDSQLSAERARKVLAPVALWMQEELKQDEADKQLMQKQMQQWLDTLVDRQYVPPTADDFCDHLVLRAGLLAKIGESRYVFRHKSFREYLASIELVKKTLRSTCYIDTLISSFGDPWWNEPMRFFIAQTDAVQFDCFMDKLVASVGEEEFSPDKMPLLYTLIEEAPQKKVQALSERLLAEATTASCQRVILDCLNAIGQPIALETLQSFVNLKRAKNSSVASRAEEVMLALLPAAGVTSSSGSAADAHSENSGSYRNRFEQYAEYIRIPGGSFRYSVTGGIENVSELRVARYPVTNKRYRAFISYLQSRKPEDEALNKFYRKVLGEIARDHTWDSGFSDYYHKGSKDLAGLFRSKLDEDRKFGGDDHPVVGVTWYAAKGYCLWLSLLESEGRERQLYRLPTDLEWEFAAAGEEGRNYPWGNEEPTPQRANFNENIGATTPVENYPEGATPEGLYDMAGNVWEWTNSWYDEVKKESFSLRGGSWLNLSANLSCSARIFVNPVSRNYGFGFRVVRPSHLL, from the coding sequence ATGACTTTCCTTGTTGCGCTCTGCATGGCTGCGAATACGGCAGGCGTGGCGTATGGCGAACAAGGGGAGAGGAAGGTCGGCGGGCAGGTGGCTGAAAACGCCGGTGCTCCTGTTGTACAGAACGTATTGCGGGAGCGAGCCGTAACAAGAGAGTCGGGTTTGCCCGAATCACATGAAGATACTGCAGAGAAAAATTTTCTGGATTATGTGCCCGCCGCAGCTTTGGTTGCATTGCTGGTTGGTGTGGGGATTCCGATTTACAGGAGATGGGAAAAAAAACATAAAGACCGCTTACAGGAAAAACGATACCGCTCATCACTGCACGAAGAGCTTTGCTGGATTCGGATGCCTGGACTTCCGGGTGGTATTGAGAGTATTCAGGTCAATCTGGATGATGACACCTTTGTTCAGCTTCGTTTTTCCGAGAGTTCGTCCGAAGGAGAGCCATCAATGTCTGATGATCTTTTGAAGCAGCGGAATGAGTTGAGTGCCGAGCGTTTGCCTCATGAGATTATCCAGCGGGCGTTCACCAGTAATCGTCGGTTGCTCCTTGTTCTTGGCGATCCCGGCGCCGGCAAAACTACACTGCTCCAGTACTATGCCTTGTGTGCGCTTGATCAGAAGCGATACAGAAAGCTTGGCTTTACAAAACCGCCAAAAGTATTCTATCTGCCATTGCGCGAACTGACCAATCATGGCTCAACACTGCCTGAAAACCTTTCGCAACACGCTAAAAAGTGGTACCAGCAGGATATTGACAGCAGAATTATTGATAAATGGTTGCAGAATGAAACGGTAACATCACTTGTTCTCCTTGATGGCCTTGATGAAATCAGCGATACCGTAAAAAGGCAGGAGGCCTGCAAGTGGATCGACAGGATTTTGACAGGCTTCCAGCATGTTCACATTGTTGTGACCTCACGAAGGACGGGGTATGGGAGGGAGGATGCTCTGAAGCCGCAGGTTGTGCTGACCTCTGATCACAAACGCGCCAGTGTGCAGGATTTTTCACGGGAACAGCAGGAGCTGTTTCTGAAAAACTGGTTCAATGCCGCTTTTCTGCGTGAAGAGAGACCGGATAACGTTGATGAGAAAATCTGGAAAGAGCAGCAGCTTGCAAAAGCGAAAAATCGAAGCGACAGGATTATTGCCGTGCTGAAAGAGGAGAAACATAAGGCGTTACGGCAGCTTGCCGCTGTACCGATGATTCTTCAGTTAATGGCACTGCTCTGGAAAAACAATGAGTTTCTGCCGGGCAGTCGTATGGAACTTTACCATTCCGTCCTCAATTATATGCTCGAACTCAGGGATAAACAGAAGGAGATCGACTCACAGCTTTCTGCCGAACGTGCTCGCAAGGTGCTTGCCCCGGTAGCACTCTGGATGCAGGAGGAGCTGAAACAGGATGAGGCCGACAAGCAGCTCATGCAGAAGCAGATGCAGCAATGGCTTGATACGCTTGTCGACAGACAGTACGTTCCGCCAACTGCCGATGATTTTTGCGATCATCTGGTGCTTCGTGCCGGTTTGCTTGCTAAGATAGGTGAGAGCAGATATGTTTTTCGCCACAAATCCTTCAGGGAATATCTTGCCAGTATCGAGCTTGTCAAGAAAACATTGCGTAGTACCTGCTATATCGACACGTTGATTTCAAGCTTTGGCGATCCCTGGTGGAATGAGCCGATGAGGTTCTTTATAGCTCAAACCGATGCCGTGCAATTCGATTGTTTTATGGATAAGCTTGTTGCCTCTGTTGGTGAAGAGGAGTTTTCCCCGGACAAGATGCCGTTGCTCTACACCCTTATCGAAGAGGCGCCTCAGAAAAAGGTTCAGGCTCTCAGTGAAAGGTTGCTCGCTGAGGCAACGACAGCAAGCTGTCAGAGGGTGATACTCGATTGCCTGAACGCCATCGGTCAACCGATTGCTCTTGAGACGCTGCAGAGTTTTGTGAACCTGAAACGTGCAAAAAACAGTTCCGTCGCCTCCCGTGCTGAAGAGGTGATGCTTGCTCTTCTCCCTGCTGCGGGTGTAACGAGCAGTTCTGGGTCTGCTGCGGATGCACATTCAGAAAATTCAGGCTCATATCGGAACCGGTTTGAACAATATGCCGAGTATATAAGGATACCTGGAGGCAGTTTTCGGTACTCGGTAACAGGGGGTATTGAAAACGTATCGGAGCTCCGCGTTGCCAGATATCCCGTAACCAACAAGCGGTATCGAGCCTTTATTTCATATCTGCAATCAAGAAAACCGGAAGATGAAGCCCTTAATAAGTTTTACCGGAAGGTACTGGGCGAAATTGCTCGTGATCATACATGGGACAGCGGGTTCAGTGACTATTACCATAAAGGCAGTAAAGATCTTGCCGGATTATTTCGTTCCAAACTGGATGAAGACCGGAAATTCGGCGGTGACGATCATCCGGTTGTCGGGGTTACCTGGTATGCGGCGAAGGGCTACTGCCTGTGGCTCTCACTGCTCGAAAGTGAAGGACGTGAGAGGCAGCTTTACCGGCTGCCCACAGACCTGGAGTGGGAGTTTGCTGCTGCAGGAGAAGAAGGGCGCAATTATCCATGGGGAAATGAGGAGCCCACACCGCAGCGGGCCAATTTCAATGAAAATATCGGCGCGACGACACCGGTTGAAAATTATCCCGAAGGAGCGACTCCCGAGGGGCTGTACGATATGGCCGGCAATGTGTGGGAGTGGACGAATAGCTGGTATGATGAAGTAAAAAAGGAGTCCTTTTCGTTGCGCGGGGGTTCGTGGCTCAACTTATCTGCCAATCTGTCTTGCTCTGCCCGGATCTTCGTCAATCCGGTCAGCAGGAACTACGGTTTCGGTTTTCGTGTTGTTCGTCCCAGTCATCTTTTGTGA
- a CDS encoding SUMF1/EgtB/PvdO family nonheme iron enzyme yields the protein MEKSWQLSPFSLRGGSWNNKSANLSCSARNNNNPDNRNNNIGFRVVRPNHARFMVR from the coding sequence ATGGAAAAAAGCTGGCAATTGAGCCCCTTTTCGTTGCGCGGGGGTTCGTGGAACAACAAATCTGCCAATCTGTCTTGCTCTGCCCGGAACAACAACAATCCGGACAACAGGAACAACAATATCGGTTTTCGTGTTGTTCGTCCCAATCATGCCCGTTTTATGGTGCGGTAA
- a CDS encoding ArsR/SmtB family transcription factor, with the protein MQRSLSVVEYSGNEEALAGIAKALGHPVRIRILRLLSKEACCFTGELTELIPMAQSTISQHLKALLESGLIQGEINPPKVRYCINRESWRKAQLLFGDFFGEESGVGRGQC; encoded by the coding sequence ATGCAGAGATCGTTGTCGGTTGTGGAGTACAGTGGGAATGAGGAGGCTCTGGCTGGTATTGCCAAGGCGCTCGGTCATCCGGTGAGAATCAGGATTTTGAGGTTGCTTTCGAAAGAGGCCTGCTGTTTTACCGGCGAATTGACGGAGCTTATTCCCATGGCGCAGTCAACCATTTCGCAGCATCTGAAGGCGTTGCTGGAGTCAGGGTTGATTCAGGGTGAAATCAATCCTCCGAAGGTTCGTTATTGTATCAATCGCGAATCGTGGCGGAAGGCTCAGTTGCTTTTCGGTGATTTTTTCGGGGAAGAGTCGGGAGTGGGACGAGGGCAGTGTTAG
- a CDS encoding COG4315 family predicted lipoprotein produces MKKLSILFLALIIVAAATVSASAKCKYPGIEISEKQGVGHYLTDDNGMALYWFTKDSPGTSTCAGPCLEKWPAFYHEKFVKPKALSMEEFGTIMRADGKPQLTFRGYPLYLFAGDKAAGNTNGQGVNNVWFVVNPGNFPPK; encoded by the coding sequence ATGAAAAAACTTTCGATCCTTTTTCTCGCGCTCATCATCGTAGCCGCAGCCACAGTTTCGGCTTCGGCAAAGTGCAAGTACCCCGGCATTGAGATCAGTGAAAAACAGGGCGTCGGGCACTACCTTACCGATGACAACGGCATGGCTCTCTACTGGTTTACCAAAGACTCTCCTGGAACAAGCACCTGCGCGGGGCCCTGTCTTGAAAAGTGGCCGGCGTTTTACCACGAAAAGTTTGTGAAACCCAAAGCTCTCTCCATGGAGGAGTTCGGCACGATCATGCGAGCAGACGGCAAACCTCAGCTCACCTTCAGAGGTTATCCGCTCTACCTCTTTGCCGGTGACAAAGCGGCTGGAAATACCAACGGTCAGGGCGTCAACAATGTCTGGTTTGTGGTTAACCCCGGCAACTTCCCCCCGAAATAA
- a CDS encoding RNA-directed DNA polymerase, whose amino-acid sequence MKTEKNLFESVTAFENVLSAARNAAKGKRETRSVLLFYAQLEDNLWQIIAELKSKTWQPGSFKSFSIYKPKPRLISAAPFRDRVVHHALINVVGPLLEQTFIHDTYANRMGKGTHKAIRRYQHFLCRFDYALKCDIKKYFPSVDHEILKTSLRRRVACNDTLWLIDTIIDNSNSQDDHLHYFQGDDLFTPVERRKGLPIGNLTSQFFANYYLNFLDHFVKERLHCKGYVRYVDDFVLFSDSRAELWRWKEEIERYLEEFRLVLNAQRTELFPTTEGRCFLGQKVFQSYRLLPAENVRRAKKRVQASDVANPAAMKKMHSGWIGHARQANTGNLLHAMGLDKHR is encoded by the coding sequence GTGAAAACCGAAAAAAACCTGTTCGAATCTGTCACAGCCTTCGAAAATGTGCTTTCGGCAGCCCGAAATGCAGCAAAAGGGAAGCGTGAAACCAGATCGGTTCTTCTTTTTTATGCGCAACTTGAAGACAATCTCTGGCAGATTATCGCCGAGCTGAAAAGCAAAACCTGGCAGCCTGGTTCATTCAAGAGTTTCAGCATCTATAAACCAAAACCGAGGCTTATCAGCGCTGCGCCATTCAGGGACAGGGTTGTTCATCATGCCCTTATCAATGTGGTTGGCCCGTTACTTGAGCAAACCTTCATTCATGATACCTATGCCAACAGGATGGGCAAAGGTACCCATAAGGCCATACGAAGGTATCAGCATTTCCTGTGCCGGTTTGACTACGCACTGAAATGCGATATAAAAAAATACTTTCCGTCTGTTGACCATGAAATTCTCAAAACATCACTCCGAAGAAGGGTTGCCTGCAACGATACGCTCTGGCTTATCGATACTATCATCGATAACAGTAACAGCCAGGACGATCATCTTCACTATTTTCAGGGTGACGATCTTTTCACCCCTGTTGAGAGAAGAAAGGGTCTGCCGATCGGCAATCTGACCAGTCAGTTTTTTGCAAATTATTATCTGAATTTTCTGGATCATTTTGTGAAAGAACGGCTGCATTGCAAGGGATATGTGCGGTATGTGGATGATTTTGTGCTGTTTTCCGATTCCAGGGCTGAGCTGTGGCGATGGAAAGAGGAGATCGAAAGGTATCTTGAGGAGTTCAGACTGGTGCTCAATGCGCAAAGAACAGAGCTTTTTCCAACCACCGAAGGTCGGTGCTTTCTTGGCCAAAAGGTCTTTCAGTCCTACAGGTTGCTGCCGGCAGAAAATGTTCGCAGAGCGAAAAAAAGAGTTCAGGCGAGTGACGTGGCTAATCCTGCCGCCATGAAAAAAATGCATTCCGGGTGGATTGGTCATGCCCGACAGGCAAATACCGGTAATCTGTTGCACGCAATGGGCCTCGACAAACATCGATAA
- the avd gene encoding diversity-generating retroelement protein Avd: MLIVKRAYDFSKWLLHHTGKFPKSYRFTVAVRLENAVLEFTELVAVANRRHHKEPLLKEADEVLVRLRLLVRLSFDMQFINENSYEYASRQIAELGKMLGGWLKKL, from the coding sequence ATGCTGATAGTCAAGCGAGCGTATGACTTTTCGAAATGGCTGTTGCATCACACAGGCAAATTTCCGAAAAGTTACCGCTTTACCGTTGCGGTTCGGCTCGAAAATGCAGTCCTTGAGTTTACCGAGCTTGTGGCGGTAGCCAACAGGCGTCATCATAAAGAGCCCTTGCTGAAAGAGGCCGACGAGGTGCTTGTTCGATTGCGCCTGCTTGTCAGGTTGAGTTTCGATATGCAGTTTATCAATGAAAACTCCTATGAGTATGCAAGTCGTCAGATCGCCGAATTGGGGAAAATGCTTGGGGGCTGGCTAAAAAAACTGTAA